In Lewinellaceae bacterium, a single window of DNA contains:
- a CDS encoding nuclear transport factor 2 family protein: protein MTTQEIADRLVSLCRKGQNQQAIEELYHADIVSVEAAGEPREAKGLQAVKGKSEYFANTMDVHDMRVSDPLVGGAHFAVTMYMDSTNKQTGKREAMTEVCVYEVNDGKIIREQFFYPAG from the coding sequence ATGACCACACAAGAAATCGCCGACCGACTGGTGAGCCTGTGCCGCAAAGGCCAAAACCAACAAGCCATCGAAGAATTGTACCATGCCGACATCGTCAGCGTCGAGGCGGCCGGAGAACCCCGGGAGGCCAAAGGGCTGCAGGCCGTAAAGGGCAAAAGCGAGTACTTCGCCAATACCATGGACGTGCACGACATGAGAGTCTCCGATCCCCTGGTCGGCGGCGCCCACTTCGCGGTGACCATGTACATGGACTCCACCAACAAGCAGACAGGGAAGCGGGAAGCCATGACCGAAGTCTGCGTTTATGAAGTGAACGACGGCAAGATCATCCGCGAACAGTTTTTCTACCCGGCAGGGTAA
- a CDS encoding histidine kinase: protein MSQIPGSMFPLRFNLAHWLGIMILAPLLFQSCNNLDGSHFHPEQAGTQPEHLLRAYADTSRTLPRIAALAARQQVDSFLYFAEWLKNYDEDISLFYAQQTYDIATDKNWNFPRAASAYRIAALKGRKAKFGEDIEDAMVDARISRRLLKRYDNPSWQADINNLMGVLLKKASQMDSARYYFERALNVMDELPAEEGFTHQNKAIVLYNLGTTYFKKDSSKTVTYYSQSDSLFQLLGDKEIRARLWLDWGIFYQYYDAFAKADSLFDRCLEYGRQYKDVNLLALTYQEKGFLYSRKFNLYENLEDFTEALQNLKQCLEYGQDNDYRTYQILGNIFQDSWFIDIEENHADSAIFYYKLAMEEARKAGAIRTMKDLSKDIVTLCDYRGGIHKPALGEEIGAFLDRNYTGVVNTLTLSTKTAYQRINTVEQRDIQVSAANKRRNQLFIGLAILFVAAAIFLFALQRQQNRRLKAEMEALRAQINPHFISNSLNAIENLVNQGNAEAASKYLVHFSRLSRQILNGSRSATTNLASELKTLEHFLALEQLRFRDKLAYNIDVGPEIDPERVVVPAMILQPYVENAIWHGIKPKAEGGLVQITIQREEKILVCAIEDNGVGREKSSAMREASVLKHKSMGMQITEERLKTIGRIKGSQVMIEDLKDDAGRASGTKVILRLPYRLRKTQHS, encoded by the coding sequence ATGAGCCAAATACCAGGTTCCATGTTTCCCCTTCGGTTCAACCTTGCCCATTGGCTTGGAATAATGATACTGGCCCCACTGCTCTTTCAAAGTTGCAACAACCTTGACGGGAGCCACTTCCATCCCGAGCAGGCCGGCACCCAACCGGAACACCTGCTGAGGGCATACGCCGATACCAGCCGGACACTGCCGCGCATCGCTGCCCTGGCCGCCCGGCAACAGGTGGACAGCTTCCTCTACTTCGCGGAATGGCTCAAGAATTATGATGAAGATATTTCTCTGTTTTATGCCCAGCAGACCTATGATATCGCTACGGACAAGAACTGGAATTTCCCCAGGGCGGCCAGTGCTTACCGCATAGCGGCACTTAAGGGACGAAAAGCCAAGTTTGGAGAGGATATTGAAGATGCCATGGTGGACGCAAGAATCAGCAGGCGGTTGTTAAAAAGATATGACAATCCCTCCTGGCAGGCGGACATCAATAACTTGATGGGTGTTTTGCTTAAAAAAGCGAGTCAAATGGATTCCGCCCGATATTATTTTGAAAGGGCTTTGAATGTTATGGACGAACTGCCTGCAGAAGAAGGATTCACTCATCAGAATAAAGCGATAGTCCTGTATAATTTAGGCACTACCTATTTCAAAAAGGATTCCTCAAAAACAGTTACTTATTATTCTCAAAGCGATAGTTTGTTCCAATTGCTAGGCGATAAAGAAATTCGGGCACGCCTATGGCTGGATTGGGGCATCTTTTATCAATACTATGACGCTTTTGCTAAAGCCGATTCTCTCTTTGATCGTTGCCTGGAATACGGCCGACAGTATAAAGACGTCAACCTCTTAGCCTTGACATACCAGGAAAAGGGCTTTTTGTATAGCAGAAAGTTTAACCTTTACGAAAACCTGGAAGATTTTACCGAAGCTTTACAAAACCTGAAACAATGTCTGGAGTATGGCCAGGATAACGATTACCGAACCTATCAAATACTAGGAAATATTTTTCAGGACAGCTGGTTCATTGATATAGAGGAGAACCATGCTGATTCGGCTATTTTCTACTACAAACTGGCCATGGAAGAGGCTCGAAAAGCAGGAGCGATCCGGACTATGAAAGACCTTAGCAAGGATATTGTTACTCTTTGCGATTACAGAGGTGGAATACATAAACCGGCTTTAGGAGAAGAAATAGGGGCATTTCTGGATAGAAACTATACTGGAGTGGTAAATACCTTAACCCTAAGTACTAAAACGGCTTATCAACGGATCAATACAGTAGAACAAAGAGACATACAGGTCAGCGCCGCCAACAAGCGGCGCAACCAATTATTCATTGGCTTGGCTATCCTCTTTGTTGCTGCCGCCATTTTCCTCTTTGCTTTGCAGCGGCAGCAAAACCGGCGTTTGAAAGCCGAAATGGAAGCCCTGCGCGCCCAGATCAACCCTCACTTTATTTCAAACAGCTTGAACGCCATTGAAAACCTGGTGAACCAGGGAAATGCCGAAGCGGCTTCCAAATACCTGGTGCATTTTTCCCGCCTTTCCCGGCAAATTTTGAATGGCTCCCGAAGCGCCACCACCAACCTGGCCAGCGAGCTGAAAACATTGGAACATTTCCTGGCTTTGGAGCAATTGCGCTTCCGGGATAAATTAGCTTATAATATTGATGTCGGCCCGGAAATAGACCCCGAACGGGTAGTTGTTCCCGCCATGATCCTGCAACCTTATGTGGAGAACGCAATCTGGCACGGAATAAAACCCAAAGCGGAAGGCGGGCTTGTTCAGATAACAATTCAAAGAGAAGAAAAAATACTGGTTTGCGCCATCGAAGACAATGGAGTAGGCAGAGAGAAATCCAGCGCAATGCGGGAAGCCTCCGTCCTGAAACACAAATCGATGGGCATGCAGATTACAGAAGAACGGCTGAAAACCATCGGCCGCATCAAAGGTTCGCAGGTAATGATCGAAGACCTGAAAGACGATGCCGGGCGGGCCAGCGGCACCAAAGTAATCCTTAGATTGCCATACCGGCTTAGAAAAACCCAGCATTCATAA
- a CDS encoding caspase family protein, with product MADDEKKKSTQTQSETEGGIRPFPSPPRNPHTVRIFALIVGINDYPGGIPKLNGCLKDVDQVTGYLREKFGNPKQTPRKKKLAGKTQSGSPLTVEIDGRLHLCALKDSQATYRNIVRGFREHLSHATDKDTVWFHFSGHGSEQFAAPEFNELDPNGRDQTLVCYRDENDTGAPLFLADKELAALLQEVSKNKPHIVVSLDSCHSGSGTRDTEEPKGVKPRVYPFLNSADREDPALLPGSIRTFDSYLDGYYQKMDQLDIPVAEHVLLSACESVQTAGDMARGGIFTTSLIEALRDAKGPIHYARLFAKTRARASKRRSAQNPQFETIGGFDPYTSFLLGEPMPDISNFYEVFRKGSDWYVRCGAIHGLPTGKQGQIKLMIAAGKPTGTNRPGKIGAFIEKVGAQHSKIKLAEGQRLDKEEEYFAEILAMPAAPAYVKLFGNRPAVKALKAQWDASKNILLAGKKTETEAPALSVEATDTESFIIRDAHTGKQFVEIPAESGSLARRIHLVQQNLDKIARWKRMIDLDNPNTRIRGLFEFKLKVLDKDARAIPYVGHELAIYTSDGVFKKDTRGNDLLGINFRVALKKAQQDLFLYAFDLSSGCAIKFRNDEEKVIRVANMNAGDSMPLRSSPYAWGLGPDDQGATRWFKLLVATEELDYHQLEQPGLVGAREVEMEEFDAEKISEDWCAETIKVVLVRRE from the coding sequence ATGGCAGACGACGAAAAGAAAAAATCAACTCAAACACAAAGTGAAACCGAAGGCGGCATCCGCCCCTTCCCCTCCCCACCCCGCAACCCCCACACCGTCCGAATCTTTGCCCTAATCGTCGGCATCAACGACTATCCCGGCGGCATCCCCAAACTGAACGGCTGCCTCAAAGACGTCGATCAGGTGACGGGCTACCTGCGGGAAAAATTTGGCAACCCGAAGCAAACGCCCCGGAAGAAAAAGCTGGCCGGAAAAACCCAAAGCGGCTCGCCGCTCACCGTCGAAATAGACGGCCGCTTGCACCTCTGCGCCCTGAAAGACAGCCAGGCTACCTACCGCAACATCGTCCGCGGCTTTCGGGAGCACCTCAGCCACGCCACCGACAAAGATACCGTCTGGTTCCACTTCAGCGGGCACGGCTCGGAGCAGTTTGCCGCGCCGGAATTCAACGAACTGGACCCCAACGGCAGAGACCAAACCCTGGTCTGTTACCGGGATGAAAACGATACCGGCGCCCCCCTCTTCCTGGCGGACAAGGAACTGGCGGCCCTGCTCCAAGAGGTATCCAAAAACAAGCCCCACATCGTCGTATCGCTGGACTCCTGCCACTCCGGCTCCGGCACCCGGGATACGGAGGAGCCCAAGGGCGTCAAACCCCGCGTCTATCCGTTTCTCAACTCCGCCGACCGGGAAGACCCCGCTCTCCTGCCAGGATCAATAAGGACTTTTGACTCCTACCTGGACGGCTACTACCAGAAAATGGATCAACTGGATATCCCCGTTGCCGAACATGTGCTGCTGTCCGCCTGCGAAAGCGTGCAGACCGCCGGCGACATGGCCCGGGGCGGCATATTCACCACCAGCCTGATAGAGGCGCTCCGGGACGCCAAAGGGCCCATCCATTACGCCCGCCTGTTTGCCAAAACGCGGGCCCGGGCCAGCAAAAGGCGCAGCGCCCAGAATCCTCAATTCGAAACCATCGGCGGCTTCGACCCCTATACCAGCTTCCTGCTGGGCGAACCCATGCCGGATATATCGAATTTTTACGAAGTGTTCCGGAAGGGCAGCGACTGGTACGTCCGCTGCGGCGCCATCCACGGGCTGCCGACGGGCAAGCAAGGGCAGATCAAATTGATGATCGCGGCCGGCAAGCCGACGGGAACGAACCGGCCGGGCAAGATCGGCGCTTTTATCGAAAAAGTGGGCGCGCAGCACAGTAAGATCAAACTGGCGGAAGGCCAACGCCTGGACAAAGAAGAGGAATACTTTGCCGAAATACTGGCCATGCCCGCCGCCCCGGCATACGTCAAATTGTTTGGCAACCGGCCCGCAGTCAAAGCGCTGAAAGCGCAGTGGGATGCCTCCAAAAACATCCTGCTGGCCGGCAAGAAAACGGAAACCGAGGCTCCGGCTCTGTCGGTGGAAGCCACGGATACGGAAAGTTTCATCATCCGGGACGCCCATACCGGGAAACAATTCGTAGAAATACCAGCCGAGTCCGGCAGCCTGGCCCGGCGCATCCACCTGGTCCAACAGAACCTGGACAAAATCGCGCGCTGGAAGAGAATGATCGATCTCGACAACCCGAATACCCGAATCCGGGGCCTGTTCGAATTTAAGCTGAAAGTGCTGGATAAAGATGCCAGGGCGATTCCTTACGTCGGCCATGAACTGGCCATCTACACTTCCGATGGCGTTTTCAAAAAGGACACCCGGGGAAATGACTTATTGGGCATCAACTTCCGGGTGGCCCTGAAAAAAGCGCAACAAGACCTCTTCCTTTACGCTTTTGACCTGAGCTCCGGTTGCGCCATCAAATTCAGGAATGACGAAGAAAAAGTGATCAGAGTAGCCAATATGAACGCAGGGGATTCCATGCCCCTCCGAAGCAGCCCCTACGCCTGGGGGCTCGGGCCCGATGACCAGGGCGCCACCCGCTGGTTTAAGCTGCTGGTTGCTACCGAGGAACTGGATTATCATCAATTGGAACAACCGGGGCTCGTGGGCGCCAGGGAGGTAGAGATGGAAGAATTTGACGCTGAGAAGATTTCTGAGGACTGGTGCGCTGAAACGATTAAAGTTGTGCTCGTCCGGCGGGAATAA
- a CDS encoding DUF4058 family protein, with the protein MPSPFPGMDPYLEGHLWPDVHHNLASAIQELAIPQISPSYVARVNPYTVIDTSPEEEVGIMYPDVEVLLRKNQVTEPQAGYLDGGSGALTPPTLSVPEFEKIQVRVPVVEIRDRHSNQLITAIEVLSPINKRSPGLEPYRKKRERLHREGIHLIEIDLIRRGKRPFYSPYLPKAHFMATLTRAGSDKMAIWAVDVKDSLPILPVPLKKPDDDIQLDLGKALRLIYGRNQYGLSIDYQNDPPLPEFSEEDKAWMKKLLAK; encoded by the coding sequence ATGCCTTCTCCCTTTCCAGGCATGGACCCGTATCTGGAAGGCCATTTGTGGCCGGACGTTCACCACAACCTGGCTTCTGCCATCCAGGAGTTGGCCATCCCCCAGATCAGCCCAAGCTATGTTGCCCGTGTCAATCCATACACCGTCATAGACACCTCGCCAGAAGAGGAGGTAGGTATCATGTATCCTGACGTGGAGGTGCTGCTTCGAAAGAATCAAGTGACAGAACCCCAAGCCGGTTACCTCGACGGAGGTTCAGGCGCCCTCACACCACCGACCTTGTCCGTTCCGGAATTTGAAAAAATCCAGGTACGTGTTCCTGTAGTGGAAATCCGGGACAGGCACAGCAACCAGCTCATTACCGCCATCGAAGTATTATCACCCATCAATAAACGCAGTCCTGGCCTGGAGCCTTACCGAAAAAAAAGGGAACGCTTGCACAGAGAAGGGATACACCTTATCGAAATCGACCTGATCCGCCGAGGCAAGCGCCCTTTTTACTCTCCCTACTTGCCAAAAGCCCATTTCATGGCTACGCTCACCCGAGCCGGCTCAGACAAAATGGCCATTTGGGCGGTCGACGTAAAAGATTCGCTTCCAATTCTCCCGGTGCCGCTGAAAAAGCCTGACGATGACATTCAGCTCGACCTCGGAAAAGCGCTGCGGCTGATCTACGGCAGAAACCAATACGGCCTCTCCATAGACTACCAAAACGACCCGCCTCTGCCAGAATTTTCAGAGGAAGACAAGGCCTGGATGAAAAAGTTGCTTGCTAAATGA
- a CDS encoding DNA-binding protein yields the protein MTTTTIHNKEIAGVLDHIAELLEVQKANPHRIRAYRNGAQQIRESKKELAGIAETGGLEALQALPGIGESLSRLIMEYVLTGRCRLLERLQGAVAPEDLFDEIPGIGPELAEHIVKELDVKTLEELEQAAHDGRLEQVEGFGPGRVEAVKMSLAGLLSGYAFRRVQEAMTPAPKTMEKPPVSLLLSIDDTYRREAQAGRLKTIAPRRFNPDNEAWLPILHTEEGGWEFTVLFSNTARAHELKRIHDWVVLYYNRDGDEGQATVVTQLGGPLDGLRVVRGRERECRAYYFSS from the coding sequence ATGACCACCACAACCATCCACAATAAAGAAATAGCCGGCGTACTCGATCACATCGCCGAGCTGCTGGAAGTTCAAAAAGCCAACCCCCACCGCATCCGCGCCTACCGCAACGGGGCCCAACAGATCCGCGAAAGCAAAAAAGAGCTGGCCGGCATCGCCGAAACCGGCGGCCTGGAAGCCTTGCAAGCCCTGCCCGGCATCGGCGAAAGCCTCTCCCGGCTGATCATGGAATACGTGCTCACCGGCCGCTGCCGCCTGCTGGAGCGCCTGCAGGGCGCGGTGGCCCCCGAGGACCTCTTCGACGAAATTCCCGGCATCGGCCCCGAGCTGGCGGAGCATATCGTCAAAGAACTGGATGTCAAAACCCTGGAAGAACTCGAACAAGCCGCTCACGACGGCCGCCTGGAGCAGGTAGAAGGCTTTGGCCCGGGCCGGGTGGAGGCCGTCAAGATGAGCCTGGCCGGGTTGCTGAGCGGGTACGCTTTCCGGAGGGTGCAGGAAGCAATGACCCCTGCCCCAAAAACGATGGAAAAGCCACCGGTGAGCCTGCTGCTCTCCATTGATGACACCTACCGCCGGGAAGCCCAGGCCGGCCGCCTGAAAACCATCGCCCCCCGCCGCTTCAACCCGGACAACGAGGCCTGGCTGCCCATCCTGCACACCGAAGAGGGCGGCTGGGAGTTCACCGTGCTCTTTTCCAACACGGCGCGCGCGCACGAACTGAAGCGCATCCACGACTGGGTAGTCCTCTACTACAACCGCGACGGAGACGAAGGCCAGGCCACTGTCGTCACCCAACTGGGCGGCCCGCTGGACGGGCTGCGGGTGGTGCGGGGAAGAGAGCGGGAGTGTAGGGCCTACTATTTTTCATCGTGA
- a CDS encoding AAA family ATPase, giving the protein MKKQLPIGKSDFKSLIENGYYFVDKSLFIKEIIDSADVCLITRPRRFGKTINLSMLRYFYSNEADYSHLFQDLTISQVGERYLSKQSKHPVIFVSFKDIKANTWEKAFSQIVLLIQEALVENFRYLLNWEELNFLEKEKFEAIQKGEKEIIHYTSFLKIISHCLHRHHQAKPVILIDEYDTPVHAAYVHGYYGQMIEFMRDFLSGGLKDNSSLEKGVITGIMRVAKESIFSGLNNLDSFTLLIQRMSRHFGFTEPEVAQLISDMQLSAGAMEEVRKWYNGYVFGKRIIYNPWSIIQYADKPEEGARPYWVNTSDNTLLKQLFFSGGANIKPELHELIQKRLLRKEVSETLVFEDLEHRIEAVWTLLVFSGYLKAQNMEQKHRARTYELSIPNEEVAYVYERFIKDWVREHISETELNPMLTALTQGNVEVFEDYFARFVLQAFSFHDTQVSETESFYHAFLLGLAVSLQNEYVIKSNRESGLGRYDLMLVPKSRDKKGIVIEIKRPQKRRKQSLEDALQIAKEQINNNEYTAELEEMGLQHILKLAIAVEGKRVLVEEVR; this is encoded by the coding sequence ATGAAAAAGCAGTTGCCCATAGGTAAATCGGATTTTAAGTCTTTGATTGAAAATGGATATTACTTTGTAGATAAAAGTTTATTCATCAAAGAAATTATCGATAGCGCCGATGTGTGCCTGATCACGCGGCCGCGGCGTTTTGGCAAAACGATAAACCTTTCTATGCTTCGCTATTTTTACAGCAACGAAGCCGATTACAGCCACTTGTTTCAGGATTTAACCATTAGCCAAGTGGGAGAGCGTTATCTGAGCAAGCAATCCAAACATCCAGTGATTTTTGTAAGCTTTAAAGATATCAAGGCCAATACCTGGGAAAAGGCTTTTTCGCAGATTGTTCTTTTGATCCAGGAAGCACTGGTGGAAAACTTTCGCTATCTGTTAAATTGGGAGGAGTTGAATTTCTTGGAAAAGGAAAAGTTTGAAGCGATTCAAAAAGGAGAAAAAGAAATCATCCACTATACCAGTTTTCTCAAAATCATATCCCACTGCCTTCATCGTCATCACCAGGCTAAACCGGTTATTTTAATTGATGAATACGACACGCCGGTTCACGCCGCCTATGTCCACGGATACTACGGCCAGATGATTGAATTTATGCGCGATTTTCTCAGCGGCGGGTTAAAAGACAACAGCTCTCTTGAAAAGGGAGTGATCACCGGTATTATGCGGGTAGCCAAAGAATCCATTTTTTCGGGCTTGAACAACCTGGACAGCTTTACGCTGCTGATACAGCGCATGTCCCGGCACTTTGGCTTTACAGAACCTGAAGTGGCCCAACTCATCAGTGATATGCAGCTGTCCGCAGGCGCTATGGAAGAGGTTCGGAAATGGTACAATGGTTATGTCTTTGGCAAAAGAATTATATACAACCCCTGGTCGATCATACAATATGCCGACAAACCGGAGGAAGGCGCCCGCCCCTACTGGGTAAACACCTCTGACAATACGCTGCTGAAACAATTGTTTTTCTCGGGCGGCGCCAACATTAAGCCGGAACTTCATGAATTGATCCAAAAGCGTCTGCTGCGTAAAGAAGTATCGGAAACCCTGGTTTTTGAAGACCTGGAACATCGAATAGAAGCGGTGTGGACTTTACTGGTATTCTCCGGTTATCTCAAGGCGCAGAATATGGAGCAAAAGCACAGGGCACGCACCTACGAATTGTCTATTCCCAATGAAGAGGTCGCTTATGTATACGAGCGTTTCATCAAAGACTGGGTGCGCGAACATATTTCAGAAACGGAGTTGAACCCTATGCTAACGGCCCTTACGCAAGGCAATGTCGAAGTATTTGAAGACTATTTTGCCCGTTTTGTGCTGCAAGCTTTTAGCTTTCACGATACCCAGGTTTCAGAAACAGAATCTTTTTACCACGCCTTTCTGCTGGGCCTGGCCGTCAGCCTGCAGAACGAATATGTCATCAAATCCAACCGGGAGAGCGGGCTGGGCCGCTACGACCTGATGCTGGTGCCAAAAAGCAGGGACAAGAAAGGCATCGTTATTGAGATCAAACGCCCACAAAAGCGTAGGAAGCAAAGCCTGGAGGATGCGCTTCAAATTGCTAAAGAACAAATCAACAACAATGAATATACGGCCGAATTAGAAGAGATGGGGCTCCAGCATATCCTTAAACTGGCGATCGCGGTGGAAGGGAAAAGGGTGTTGGTGGAGGAGGTGCGTTGA
- a CDS encoding ATP-binding protein translates to MSEPLQLNARDLEQELSWFSRILDTRFKLYFGQESEFASVFDIEPPDLSASQSMYANIVRHYQMPFAERLMLILALAPHIRSRLLDIFFTKNATFDRKFTEFGGVREGKEGDFFPTGETLAFLLAGQELELRFRLLELFDRDHYFTTHQIFDLQPDDPRLPLMKAPLRLTEEYLSYFTTGAAHRPHFSTHFPARQIETKMEWEDLVLASQTLSMVREVEAWIQHGPTLMQDWGMAAKLRPGFRSLFYGPPGTGKTMTACLLGKATGHEVYRVDLSMVVSKYIGETEKNLARVFDKAEHKQWILFFDEADALFGKRSETKDSHDRYANQEVAYLLQRIETFDGIAILASNLKGNLDKAFSRRFESIIFFPLPSPEERLRIWQNGFSPQSELAPEVDLPAIARRFELSGGAIMNVIRYASLEALRKGTNMITLGGIQQGVRRELVKEGKVV, encoded by the coding sequence ATGTCTGAACCCCTTCAACTCAACGCCCGCGACCTGGAACAGGAACTCTCCTGGTTCTCCCGCATACTCGACACCCGCTTCAAGCTCTACTTCGGCCAGGAAAGCGAGTTTGCTTCCGTCTTTGACATCGAGCCGCCCGATCTCTCCGCTTCCCAGTCCATGTACGCTAATATCGTCCGGCACTACCAGATGCCCTTTGCCGAGCGGCTGATGCTCATCCTGGCGCTGGCGCCCCACATTCGCTCCCGGCTGCTGGATATTTTCTTCACCAAAAATGCCACCTTCGACCGCAAATTCACCGAGTTCGGCGGCGTCCGGGAAGGCAAGGAAGGCGACTTCTTCCCCACCGGCGAGACGCTGGCCTTCCTGCTGGCCGGCCAGGAGTTGGAGCTGCGCTTCCGGCTGCTGGAGCTCTTCGACCGCGACCACTACTTCACCACCCACCAGATCTTCGACCTGCAGCCGGACGACCCCCGCCTGCCCCTCATGAAAGCGCCCCTGCGGCTGACTGAGGAGTACCTGAGCTACTTCACTACCGGCGCCGCGCACCGGCCCCATTTCAGCACCCACTTCCCCGCCCGCCAGATCGAGACTAAAATGGAATGGGAGGACCTGGTGCTGGCCTCGCAAACGCTCTCCATGGTCAGAGAAGTGGAGGCTTGGATACAGCACGGCCCCACCCTGATGCAGGACTGGGGCATGGCGGCCAAGCTGCGCCCTGGCTTCCGCTCTCTCTTCTACGGCCCCCCCGGTACCGGCAAAACGATGACAGCCTGCCTGCTGGGCAAGGCGACCGGCCATGAAGTGTACCGGGTAGACTTGTCGATGGTGGTTTCCAAATACATCGGCGAGACGGAAAAGAACCTGGCCCGCGTGTTCGACAAAGCCGAACACAAACAGTGGATACTCTTCTTTGACGAGGCCGACGCCCTCTTCGGCAAGCGCAGCGAAACCAAGGACTCGCACGACCGCTACGCCAACCAGGAGGTGGCCTACCTGCTGCAGCGCATCGAGACCTTCGACGGCATCGCCATCCTGGCCTCCAACCTCAAGGGAAACCTGGATAAAGCCTTTTCCCGCCGCTTCGAGTCCATTATCTTCTTCCCCCTGCCCAGCCCGGAGGAGCGCCTCCGCATCTGGCAAAACGGATTCTCCCCCCAATCCGAACTGGCGCCAGAGGTGGACCTGCCCGCCATTGCCCGCCGATTTGAACTCAGTGGCGGCGCCATCATGAACGTCATTCGCTACGCCTCTCTGGAAGCCCTGCGGAAGGGGACGAACATGATCACCCTGGGCGGGATACAGCAGGGAGTGCGGAGGGAATTGGTGAAGGAGGGGAAGGTGGTGTAA
- a CDS encoding helix-turn-helix transcriptional regulator — MAYPVKTNILPLLRHLVEALRPFAEANFVGLVFEPKAGTVAFSFYPEGIIKSVSQILCRAITFTPSGFEVRLSVELPDQALKKRLLITVANTGVCLGALKEITSGLPLPVEVKGPDARGTRFELSLSLDTEEGTGAEKPLPVPQEKGRNNVPVLYQKLRQRMQAYATTIKSLEEAVAREHKQRDQVFLKKVNAIILANLSRDDFDVRALARSLALSRTQLYRRLNPLIHLPPSRYIRFIRLQKAKEYLEKGEMDVGEACFRVGFVSKSHFTRAFHRQFGFNPSCLRKSFTKQITRS; from the coding sequence ATGGCTTATCCAGTAAAGACAAACATTCTCCCACTTCTTCGGCATCTGGTGGAAGCCCTCAGGCCCTTTGCTGAAGCGAATTTCGTCGGCCTGGTTTTTGAACCGAAGGCCGGGACGGTGGCTTTTTCTTTCTACCCAGAGGGCATTATTAAAAGCGTAAGCCAGATCCTGTGCCGGGCGATCACTTTCACCCCCTCCGGCTTCGAGGTCCGTTTGTCCGTTGAGCTGCCCGATCAGGCGCTGAAAAAGCGATTGCTGATAACCGTCGCCAACACGGGAGTATGCCTGGGCGCCTTAAAAGAGATCACTTCCGGACTTCCGCTGCCGGTTGAAGTAAAGGGTCCTGACGCCAGAGGCACCCGGTTTGAACTCAGTCTTTCTTTAGATACGGAAGAAGGTACCGGCGCCGAAAAGCCCCTGCCTGTCCCGCAGGAAAAGGGAAGGAACAATGTGCCTGTCCTTTACCAAAAACTCCGGCAGCGCATGCAGGCGTATGCCACCACCATAAAGAGCCTGGAAGAGGCTGTGGCCAGGGAACACAAACAACGGGATCAGGTGTTCCTGAAAAAAGTGAACGCCATCATCCTGGCCAACCTAAGCAGGGATGATTTTGACGTCAGGGCACTCGCCCGCAGCCTGGCCCTGAGCCGCACCCAACTGTACCGGCGGCTCAATCCGCTGATCCACTTGCCTCCCTCCCGCTACATCCGCTTCATCCGCCTGCAAAAGGCAAAGGAGTATCTTGAAAAAGGAGAAATGGATGTAGGAGAAGCCTGCTTCAGGGTTGGATTTGTCAGTAAAAGCCATTTCACGCGCGCTTTTCACAGACAATTTGGGTTCAATCCATCCTGCCTGAGGAAATCCTTCACCAAACAAATAACACGATCATGA
- a CDS encoding ester cyclase: MNKERRNKAFILEYYNALAGKRKTEELIRKYVSDEKLIEHIKFFEQTFPTYDAVAKEIFASEDKVFVRASMSGRHEGNIDDIPPTFKHFKMPFAICYRIKDDKVVDHWMIADQMELLEQLGLAGTIKPNFEKVKNEAG, from the coding sequence ATGAATAAAGAAAGGAGAAACAAAGCGTTCATTCTGGAATACTACAACGCTTTGGCGGGAAAAAGAAAAACGGAAGAACTGATCCGCAAGTACGTTTCCGACGAAAAGCTGATCGAGCACATCAAATTCTTTGAACAAACATTTCCCACTTACGATGCAGTTGCTAAAGAAATTTTTGCATCTGAAGACAAAGTCTTCGTCCGCGCCAGTATGTCCGGCAGGCACGAAGGAAACATAGATGACATCCCTCCCACCTTTAAACATTTCAAAATGCCCTTCGCCATCTGTTACCGGATCAAAGACGACAAAGTTGTCGACCACTGGATGATCGCCGACCAGATGGAGTTGCTGGAGCAGCTGGGCCTGGCCGGAACTATAAAACCCAATTTTGAAAAGGTAAAAAACGAGGCCGGATAA